Proteins co-encoded in one Conger conger chromosome 4, fConCon1.1, whole genome shotgun sequence genomic window:
- the LOC133127570 gene encoding F-box-like/WD repeat-containing protein TBL1XR1 isoform X2: MSISSDEVNFLVYRYLQESGFSHSAFTFGIESHISQSNINGALVPPAALISIIQKGLQYVEAEVSINEDGTLFDGRPIESLSLIDAVMPDVVQTRQQAYRDKLAQQAAQAPPPSAALPPSAKNGDNTANGEENGAHSLANNHTELMEVDGDVEIPPSKAMVLRGHESEVFICAWNPVSDLLASGSGDSTARIWNLSENSTGSSTQLVLRHCIREGGQDVPSNKDVTSLDWNSEGTLLATGSYDGFARIWTKDGNLASTLGQHKGPIFALKWNKKGNFILSAGVDKTTIIWDAHTGEAKQQFPFHSAPALDVDWQSNSTFASCSTDMCIHVCKLGQDRPVKTFQGHTNEVNAIKWDPTGNLLASCSDDMTLKIWSMKQDSCVHDLQAHSKEIYTIKWSPTGPGTSNPSAGLLLASASFDSTVRLWDVDRGVCIHTLTKHQEPVYSVAFSPDGRYLASGSFDKCVHIWNTQTGALVHSYRGTGGIFEVCWNAAGDKVGASASDGSVCVLDLRK; encoded by the exons ATGAGCATAAGCAGTGATGAAGTCAACTTCCTGGTGTACAGATACCTGCAGGAATCAG GCTTTTCTCACTCAGCCTTCACGTTCGGCATTGAGAGCCACATCAGCCAGTCCAACATCAACGGTGCTCTGGTGCCCCCTGCTGCCCTcatctccatcatccagaagGGCCTGCAGTATGTGGAGGCTGAG GTGAGCATCAACGAG gacgGCACGTTGTTTGACGGGCGGCCGATCgagtctctgtctctgattGACGCGGTGATGCCGGACGTGGTGCAGACCCGGCAGCAGGCCTATCGGGACAAACTGGCCCAGCAGGCCGCccaagccccgcccccctccgctGCCCTGCCGCCCAGCGCCAAGAACGGCGACAACACCGCCAACGGGGAGGAGAACGGAGCCCACAGCCTCGCCA ataACCATACGGAGCTGATGGAGGTGGATGGCGATGTGGAGATCCCCCCGAGTAAGGCCATGGTTCTGAGGGGCCATGAGTCAGAGGTGTTCATCTGCGCCTGGAACCCCGTCAGCGACCTGCTGGCCTCAGG CTCGGGCGACTCGACGGCTCGTATCTGGAACCTGAGTGAGAACAGCACTGGCAGCTCCACCCAGCTGGTTCTGAGGCACTGCATCCGCGAGGGGGGGCAGGATGTGCCCAGCAACAAGGACGTCACCTCGCTGGACTGGAAC AGTGAAGGTACGCTGCTAGCCACCGGCTCTTATGACGGCTTTGCCAGAATATGGACTAAAGACG GTAATCTGGCCAGTACTCTAGGTCAGCACAAAGGGCCTATTTTTGCTTTGAAGTggaataaaaaaggaaatttcATTCTCAGCGCGGGAGTCGATAAG ACCACAATCATATGGGACGCCCACACAGGAGAGGCCAAACAGCAGTTCCCCTTTCACTCAG CCCCTGCTCTGGATGTGGACTGGCAGAGTAACAGCACGTTTGcgtcctgcagcacagacatgtGCATCCACGTGTGTAAACTGGGGCAGGACCGGCCCGTCAAAACCTTCCAGGGCCACACG aaTGAAGTGAACGCAATCAAGTGGGATCCTACCGGGAACCTGCTGGCCTCCTGCTCAGACGACATGACGCTGAAG ATCTGGAGTATGAAGCAGGACAGCTGTGTCCACGACCTGCAAGCGCACAGTAAGGAGATCTACACCATCAAGTGGAGTCCCACGGGGCCTGGAACCAGCAACCCCAGCGCTGGCCTGCTGCTGGCCAG TGCGTCGTTTGACTCGACGGTGCGCTTGTGGGATGTGGATCGGGGCGTGTGCATCCACACTCTCACCAAGCACCAGGAGCCCGTGTACAGCGTGGCCTTCAGCCCTGACGGCCGGTACCTGGCCAGCGGATCCTTCGACAAGTGCGTCCACATCTGGAACACACAG acGGGGGCTCTAGTCCACAGCTACAGAGGCACGGGCGGAATCTTTGAAGTTTGCTGGAACGCAGCGGGAGATAAAGTGGGAGCGAGCGCATCAGATGGATCT gtgtgtgtgttggacctGCGGAAATAG
- the LOC133127570 gene encoding F-box-like/WD repeat-containing protein TBL1XR1 isoform X1: MSISSDEVNFLVYRYLQESGFSHSAFTFGIESHISQSNINGALVPPAALISIIQKGLQYVEAEVSINEDGTLFDGRPIESLSLIDAVMPDVVQTRQQAYRDKLAQQAAQAPPPSAALPPSAKNGDNTANGEENGAHSLANNHTELMEVDGDVEIPPSKAMVLRGHESEVFICAWNPVSDLLASGSGDSTARIWNLSENSTGSSTQLVLRHCIREGGQDVPSNKDVTSLDWNSEGTLLATGSYDGFARIWTKDGNLASTLGQHKGPIFALKWNKKGNFILSAGVDKTTIIWDAHTGEAKQQFPFHSAPALDVDWQSNSTFASCSTDMCIHVCKLGQDRPVKTFQGHTNEVNAIKWDPTGNLLASCSDDMTLKIWSMKQDSCVHDLQAHSKEIYTIKWSPTGPGTSNPSAGLLLASASFDSTVRLWDVDRGVCIHTLTKHQEPVYSVAFSPDGRYLASGSFDKCVHIWNTQTGALVHSYRGTGGIFEVCWNAAGDKVGASASDGSVCVLDLRK, translated from the exons ATGAGCATAAGCAGTGATGAAGTCAACTTCCTGGTGTACAGATACCTGCAGGAATCAG GCTTTTCTCACTCAGCCTTCACGTTCGGCATTGAGAGCCACATCAGCCAGTCCAACATCAACGGTGCTCTGGTGCCCCCTGCTGCCCTcatctccatcatccagaagGGCCTGCAGTATGTGGAGGCTGAGGTTAGCATCAACGAG gacgGCACGTTGTTTGACGGGCGGCCGATCgagtctctgtctctgattGACGCGGTGATGCCGGACGTGGTGCAGACCCGGCAGCAGGCCTATCGGGACAAACTGGCCCAGCAGGCCGCccaagccccgcccccctccgctGCCCTGCCGCCCAGCGCCAAGAACGGCGACAACACCGCCAACGGGGAGGAGAACGGAGCCCACAGCCTCGCCA ataACCATACGGAGCTGATGGAGGTGGATGGCGATGTGGAGATCCCCCCGAGTAAGGCCATGGTTCTGAGGGGCCATGAGTCAGAGGTGTTCATCTGCGCCTGGAACCCCGTCAGCGACCTGCTGGCCTCAGG CTCGGGCGACTCGACGGCTCGTATCTGGAACCTGAGTGAGAACAGCACTGGCAGCTCCACCCAGCTGGTTCTGAGGCACTGCATCCGCGAGGGGGGGCAGGATGTGCCCAGCAACAAGGACGTCACCTCGCTGGACTGGAAC AGTGAAGGTACGCTGCTAGCCACCGGCTCTTATGACGGCTTTGCCAGAATATGGACTAAAGACG GTAATCTGGCCAGTACTCTAGGTCAGCACAAAGGGCCTATTTTTGCTTTGAAGTggaataaaaaaggaaatttcATTCTCAGCGCGGGAGTCGATAAG ACCACAATCATATGGGACGCCCACACAGGAGAGGCCAAACAGCAGTTCCCCTTTCACTCAG CCCCTGCTCTGGATGTGGACTGGCAGAGTAACAGCACGTTTGcgtcctgcagcacagacatgtGCATCCACGTGTGTAAACTGGGGCAGGACCGGCCCGTCAAAACCTTCCAGGGCCACACG aaTGAAGTGAACGCAATCAAGTGGGATCCTACCGGGAACCTGCTGGCCTCCTGCTCAGACGACATGACGCTGAAG ATCTGGAGTATGAAGCAGGACAGCTGTGTCCACGACCTGCAAGCGCACAGTAAGGAGATCTACACCATCAAGTGGAGTCCCACGGGGCCTGGAACCAGCAACCCCAGCGCTGGCCTGCTGCTGGCCAG TGCGTCGTTTGACTCGACGGTGCGCTTGTGGGATGTGGATCGGGGCGTGTGCATCCACACTCTCACCAAGCACCAGGAGCCCGTGTACAGCGTGGCCTTCAGCCCTGACGGCCGGTACCTGGCCAGCGGATCCTTCGACAAGTGCGTCCACATCTGGAACACACAG acGGGGGCTCTAGTCCACAGCTACAGAGGCACGGGCGGAATCTTTGAAGTTTGCTGGAACGCAGCGGGAGATAAAGTGGGAGCGAGCGCATCAGATGGATCT gtgtgtgtgttggacctGCGGAAATAG
- the LOC133125963 gene encoding adhesive plaque matrix protein-like produces MTVPAPNGHCSQSGPLKDKGTPPQPDLYPKLLYPKLLYPRVLYPKLLYPRDLYPKLLYPKLLYPRDLYPKLLYPKLLYPKLLYPRVLYPRDLYPKLLYPKLLYPRGLYPRDLYPRDLYPRVLYPKLLYPRVLYPRVLYPRDLYPKLLYPRDLYPKLLYPRDLYPKLLYPRDLYPKLLYPRVLYPKLLYPKLLYPRVLYPRVLYPRVLYPKLLYPRDLYPKLLYPRDLYPKLLYPRDLYPKLLYPRDLYPKLLYPKLLYPRDLYPKLLYPRDLYPKLLYPRDLYPKLLYPRVLYPKLLYPRVLYPRDLYPKLLYPRVLYPKLLYPRDLYPKLLYPKLLYPRDLYPRGLYPRVLYPKLLYPKLLYPRDLYPKLLYPRDLYPRVLYPRVLYPKLLYPRDLYPKLLYPRVLYPKLLYPKLLYPRDLYPRGLYPRDLYPKLLYPRGLYPRVLYPKLLYPRDLYPKLLYPKLLYPKLLYPRDLYPRDLYPKLLYPRDLYPKLLYPRVLYPKLLYPKLLYPRDLYPKLLYPKLLYPRVLYPKLLYPKLLYPRDLYPRDLYPKLLYPRDLYPRVLYPKLLYPRDLYPRVLYPKLLYPRDLYPKLLYPRDLYPKLLYPRDLYPKLLYPRDLCSRCAEVY; encoded by the exons ATGACTGTCCCCGCCCCAAACGGCCactgcagccaatcagggccTCTCAAGGACAAGGGCACGCCCCCTCAGCC AGACCTGTACCCCAAACTCCTGTACCCCAAACTCCTGTACCCCAGAGTCCTGTACCCCAAACTCCTGTACCCCAGAGACCTGTACCCCAAACTCCTGTACCCCAAACTCCTGTACCCCAGAGACCTGTACCCCAAACTCCTGTACCCCAAACTCTTGTACCCCAAACTCCTGTACCCCAGAGTCCTGTACCCCAGAGACCTGTACCCCAAACTCCTGTACCCCAAACTCCTGTACCCCAGAGGCCTGTACCCGAGAGACCTGTACCCCAGAGACCTGTACCCCAGAGTCCTGTACCCCAAACTCCTGTACCCCAGAGTCCTGTACCCCAGAGTCCTGTACCCCAGAGACCTGTACCCCAAACTCCTGTACCCGAGAGACCTGTACCCCAAACTCCTGTACCCCAGAGACCTGTACCCCAAACTCCTGTACCCCAGAGACCTGTACCCCAAACTCCTGTACCCTAGAGTCCTGTACCCCAAACTCCTGTACCCCAAACTCCTGTACCCCAGAGTCCTGTACCCCAGAGTCCTGTACCCCAGAGTCCTGTACCCCAAACTCCTGTACCCCAGAGACCTGTACCCCAAACTCCTGTACCCCAGAGACCTGTACCCCAAACTCCTGTACCCCAGAGACCTGTACCCCAAACTCCTGTACCCCAGAGACCTGTACCCCAAACTCCTGTACCCCAAACTCCTGTACCCGAGAGACCTGTACCCCAAACTCCTGTACCCCAGAGACCTGTACCCCAAACTCCTGTACCCCAGAGACCTGTACCCCAAACTCCTGTACCCTAGAGTCCTGTACCCCAAACTCCTGTACCCCAGAGTCCTGTACCCCAGAGACCTGTACCCCAAACTCCTGTACCCCAGAGTCCTGTACCCCAAACTCCTGTACCCCAGAGACCTGTACCCCAAACTCCTGTACCCCAAACTCCTGTACCCCAGAGACCTGTACCCCAGAGGCCTGTACCCCAGAGTCCTGTACCCCAAACTCCTGTACCCCAAACTCCTGTACCCCAGAGACCTGTACCCCAAACTCCTGTACCCCAGAGACCTGTACCCCAGAGTCCTGTACCCTAGAGTCCTGTACCCCAAACTCCTGTACCCCAGAGACCTGTACCCCAAACTCCTGTACCCTAGAGTCCTGTACCCCAAACTCCTGTACCCCAAACTCCTGTACCCCAGAGACCTGTACCCCAGAGGCCTGTACCCCAGAGACCTGTACCCCAAACTCCTGTACCCCAGAGGCCTGTACCCCAGAGTCCTGTACCCCAAACTCCTGTACCCCAGAGACCTGTACCCCAAACTCCTGTACCCCAAACTCCTGTACCCCAAACTCCTGTACCCCAGAGACCTGTACCCCAGAGACCTGTACCCCAAACTCCTGTACCCCAGAGACCTGTACCCCAAACTCCTGTACCCCAGAGTCCTGTACCCCAAACTCCTGTACCCCAAACTCCTGTACCCCAGAGACCTGTACCCCAAACTCCTGTACCCCAAACTCCTGTACCCCAGAGTCCTGTACCCCAAACTCCTGTACCCCAAACTCCTGTACCCCAGAGACCTGTACCCCAGAGACCTGTACCCCAAACTCCTGTACCCCAGAGACCTGTACCCTAGAGTCCTGTACCCCAAACTCCTGTACCCCAGAGACCTGTACCCCAGAGTCCTGTACCCCAAACTCCTGTACCCCAGAGACCTGTACCCCAAACTCCTGTACCCCAGAGACCTGTACCCCAAACTCCTGTACCCCAGAGACCTGTACCCCAAACTCCTGTACCCCAGAGACCTGTGCAGCAGGTGTGCAGAAG TGTATTGA